The region CTCTACGGCTGCATCGCCGCCGACATCATCGTGGGGAAGAAATATACCCACTACCTGCTCAACTGCCACCGCTGGCGCATCGGTCAAAAGGTGCTGCAGGCGGCCCACAGCGACGGCGAAAAGGCCTGCGCCTACGGCTACCTCTCCCACCTGGCGGCGGACGGCATTGCCCACAACTATTTCGTCCCCTACAAGATCATGCGCTCATTCGCCTCGGTAACCATGAAGCACACCTACTGGGAGATGCGCTTCGAGACCTTCGCCGACAAGGCGGTCTGGGAGCGGGCACGGGAGATCTGCACCTCCGACCAGCGGGCCAACGACGCCATGCTGCGCAGCGTGCTGACCAACACCATCTTCTCCTTCGGCACCAACAAACGCATCTTCAACTCCATCATGCTCCTGTCGCGGCTGGAAAAATGGCAGAAGGTCATGCGGACCCTGTCGGAGAACTCCCGCTACACCCTGGCGGAGAGCGATCGGGACGAATACATGACCCTGACCGAGGAGGCGGTCTTCGACTTCCTGCGCCATCCCGAAGAATCGGACTGCCTGCTGACGGACCCGACCGGGGAAAAGGCGCTGGCGGCGGCGGATGCCCTGCGCAAGAACCTGCGACTCCTCTATAAGAATGGGCGGATCTCCAAGGCCGATGGCCTGGAGCAGGTGGACCTGCTGAAGCACAAACTGCGGCAGGCGCTGCACAAGCCGGAGCTGCTGAAGGGGTTGCACCGGGGGTGAGTGGCGCGGACCTACCGGCGCGGGGCTGGGAGACGTGAGGCGATCTGGTCCAGGATGCGGTTGGCCAGTTCATCCTTGGACATGAGGGGACACTCCTGGCGGGAGCCGTCCCTGAAGAGGAAGAGCGCCCGGTTGGTGTCCACATGGAAGCCGGCATCCCCCTGGCTGACATCGTTGGCCACGATCATGTCCAGGTTCTTTTCCGCGAGCTTTCGGGCGGCGTACTCCTCCAGGCGGGTGGTCTCCGCGGCGAAGCCCACCAGAAACGGGCGTTTCTTCAGGCTGCCCAGCTCGGCCAAGATATCCGGGTTTTTGACCAGCGTCAGGGTCAGCTCGGCCGCCTGCTTCTTGATCTTGCCCCCCTTGCGCTCGGCCGGCCGGTAGTCGGCCACCGCCGCGGCCTTGACGACCACCGTGCATTCCCTGACGTGCCCCATCACCGCCGCCTGCATCTCGCGGGCGCTCTCCACGCAGATCCGCTCCACCCCCGCCGGGGCGGCAAGGCCGGTGGGGCCGCTGACCAGGATCACCCGCGCGCCGCGCTGCCGGGCGGCCCGAGCCACGGCATAGCCCATCCTGCCCGACGAGTGGTTGCTGATGAAGCGGACCGGGTCGATCTCCTCCCGGGTCGGGCCGGCCGTGACCATGACGGTCTGCCCCGCCAGGTCCCCGGGCCTGAGCGTCGCCACCACCGCCTCGAAGATCGTCTCCGGCGCCGCCAGCTTCCCCTCCCCTTCCCAGCCGCAGGCCAGGGCGCCGGTTTCGGGCGCCACGAAGAGGTAGCCGAGCCGGCGCAGCTTTTCCTCGTTTTCACGGTAGATCGGGTTGGTGTACATGTTGACGTTCATGGCCGGGGCGATCAGAACCGGGGCTTTGGTGGCCATGACGGTGGTGGTGAGCAGGTCGTCGGCGATGCCGCCCGCGATCTTGCCGATCACGTTGGCCGTGGCCGGGGCGATGACGAACAGGTCGGCCCGATCGGCCAGGGAGATGTGGCCGATCTCCTGCTCGGCGATCAGGTTGAACAGCTCGCTGTGCACCGGGTTGGCCGAGAGGGTCTGGAAGGTCAGGGGGGTGACGAATTCCTGGGCCGAGCGGGTCATGACCACGTGCACCCGGGCACCGGCCTTGGTCAAAAGGCGCAGCAGCTCCACCGCCTTGTACGCGGCAATGCCCCCGGTGACCCCCAGTACGATCCGTGTATCCTTCAACATATCGTCATGGTCCTCAAAAGTAGGGGTTATGACGCTTTTCATGGCCAATGGAGGTTTCGGGGCCGTGCCCCGGATAGGCGGCCACATCGTCCGGCAGGGTAAAGAGTTTGCTGCGGATGGAGGCCAGGAGCTGGTCGTGGGAGCCGCCCGGCAGGTCGCTGCGGCCGATGGAGTCGGCAAACAGGGTGTCGCCGGTGATGATCCGTTTCTCTTCGGCCAGGTAGAGGCAGCAGCCGCCCTGGGTATGGCCCGGCGTATGCAGCACCTGCATGCGGTGGGTCCCAAACCCGATTTCCATCCCATCGGCAAGAAAACCGTCGGCCGCGGGGGAATTCTCCCCCTGGATGCCGTACATGCGTCCCACGTCGGCAACGAGGCCGAGCATGGGGGCATCCTCCTGGTGGATCAGCAGCGGGGCCTTGAACGCCGCCACCGCTTCGCGGTTTCCGCCGACATGGTCGAAATGTCCGTGGGTGTTGATGATGTACCGTATCTCCAGCCCATGGCGCCGCACCGACTGGATGATGCGCTCCACATCGCCGCCGGGATCGACCACCACCCCTTCGCGGGTCTCCTCGCATCCCAGTATGAAGCAGTTGACCGACAGGGGCCCGACTACCACCGCATCAAATATCATCGTCTTCTCCCGCTTGGTTGACATCCATCATGAAGCTGCTACAATACCTCCCCAGAAATCCGGGAGGAGCGTTGCCAATGAAACGACCGGTTGTGGATCAGGAAAGCTGCATCAGTTGCGGTCTCTGCATTTCGACCTGCCCCGAGGTCTTTCGCTTCAACAGCGCCGGCAAGGCGGAGTGCTTCGACCCGTCCGGCGCCCCTGAAAAGGACATTCAACAGGCTATCGACGGTTGTCCCGTCCAGTGTATCAGCTGGGAATAATCTCTACCACAAAGGAGCATTGCTATGGAACGTTGGATCTGCACCATCTGCCAATATGTCTATGACCCCGCCACGGGAGACCCGGACCGGGGCATCCCTGCCGGAACGCCGTTCGAGTCATTGCCCGACGACTGGACCTGCCCCTTGTGCGGCGCGGGCAAGGATGCTTTCGAAAAGGAATAGGCCGGGCTCGCTCGCCGGGGCGGCCACCCGCCCAGGGCGCCGCCCCAAACGTCATATTGTCCCAAAACCCTCCTTGCGGAGGGTTTTTTTATTTCTTGTCGGCGGGCTTGATGATGTCGATCTTCGTCTCGCCCCCCTCGGTCTTGACCCGCCAGACAAGCCCGCACGCGCCGCACTCCTTGAGCGGCGATTCGTCCGAAGTAAATCCACCGGAATGCATGTCAAGATCCAAGGATGTCCTGTCACCGCAATTTGGGCACTTCATGGCATGTTCCTCCTGTGTGTCGGTGCCGGGCCGGGCCGTTGCAACGGCTGAACGTCAGGCCAGGTCGGGCATGATGCCGGCAATGGCGGCAAAGAGTTCCTCCAGGTCATGGCGGGTCATGTCCCCCATGTGGGCGATGCGGAAGGTCTCACCTTTGATTTTGCCATAGCCGTCGTCAAAGGCAAAGCCAATTTCGGCCAGCTTCTTTTTCAATCCCGCCAGGTCGATGCCACGGCTGTTGCGGACGCAGGTCAAGGTGAGCGAGCGGTACTCCGGATCGGGGAAAAGTCCGAAACCGCGGTCGGTCGCCCATTGGCGGACATACTCGGCCATGTCCCGGTGGCGCGCCCAGCGCGTCTCCAAACCCTCGGCAAAGATCCGCTCCAACTGGCGGTCCATGGCAAAGATCTGGGAGATGCAGGGGGTGGATGGGGTGTTGTGTTTGGCGTCGTTGGCGGCGAACTCCATGAAATCGAAGTAGTAGCCGCGCCCTTCCATGGCCGATGCCCGTTCAAGCGCCTTGTCGCTGGCGGTGAAAACCGTGAGGCCCGGCGGCAGGGCAAAGGCCTTCTGCACCCCGAAGATGCAACTGTCGATGCCCAGCTCATCCACCGGAATCTTCAGGGCGCTCATGGAGGAGACCGTATCGACGATAAACATGACGTCCGGGAATTTGCGCATCACCTCGGCGATTTCGGG is a window of Geobacter sp. FeAm09 DNA encoding:
- a CDS encoding zinc dependent phospholipase C family protein, yielding MFPFVLLLTICGVLVPDAAHAWGGGIHLQAGLSVLSALDTLPPAIGAVLAAYPRDYLYGCIAADIIVGKKYTHYLLNCHRWRIGQKVLQAAHSDGEKACAYGYLSHLAADGIAHNYFVPYKIMRSFASVTMKHTYWEMRFETFADKAVWERAREICTSDQRANDAMLRSVLTNTIFSFGTNKRIFNSIMLLSRLEKWQKVMRTLSENSRYTLAESDRDEYMTLTEEAVFDFLRHPEESDCLLTDPTGEKALAAADALRKNLRLLYKNGRISKADGLEQVDLLKHKLRQALHKPELLKGLHRG
- the coaBC gene encoding bifunctional phosphopantothenoylcysteine decarboxylase/phosphopantothenate--cysteine ligase CoaBC; protein product: MLKDTRIVLGVTGGIAAYKAVELLRLLTKAGARVHVVMTRSAQEFVTPLTFQTLSANPVHSELFNLIAEQEIGHISLADRADLFVIAPATANVIGKIAGGIADDLLTTTVMATKAPVLIAPAMNVNMYTNPIYRENEEKLRRLGYLFVAPETGALACGWEGEGKLAAPETIFEAVVATLRPGDLAGQTVMVTAGPTREEIDPVRFISNHSSGRMGYAVARAARQRGARVILVSGPTGLAAPAGVERICVESAREMQAAVMGHVRECTVVVKAAAVADYRPAERKGGKIKKQAAELTLTLVKNPDILAELGSLKKRPFLVGFAAETTRLEEYAARKLAEKNLDMIVANDVSQGDAGFHVDTNRALFLFRDGSRQECPLMSKDELANRILDQIASRLPAPRR
- a CDS encoding MBL fold metallo-hydrolase, whose protein sequence is MIFDAVVVGPLSVNCFILGCEETREGVVVDPGGDVERIIQSVRRHGLEIRYIINTHGHFDHVGGNREAVAAFKAPLLIHQEDAPMLGLVADVGRMYGIQGENSPAADGFLADGMEIGFGTHRMQVLHTPGHTQGGCCLYLAEEKRIITGDTLFADSIGRSDLPGGSHDQLLASIRSKLFTLPDDVAAYPGHGPETSIGHEKRHNPYF
- a CDS encoding ferredoxin, whose protein sequence is MKRPVVDQESCISCGLCISTCPEVFRFNSAGKAECFDPSGAPEKDIQQAIDGCPVQCISWE
- the rd gene encoding rubredoxin, translating into MERWICTICQYVYDPATGDPDRGIPAGTPFESLPDDWTCPLCGAGKDAFEKE
- a CDS encoding alanine--glyoxylate aminotransferase family protein; translated protein: MYKKLFIPGPVPVHPDILAAMASPLIGHRTKEYAEMHGRVTAGLQKVLFTEGKVFLATSSAFGVMEGAIRNLVGKRCANFCNGAFSDKWHDVTRRCGKQADAIRFDWGTPVTPEAVERTLATGLYDSMTMIHNETSTGVMSPLPEIAEVMRKFPDVMFIVDTVSSMSALKIPVDELGIDSCIFGVQKAFALPPGLTVFTASDKALERASAMEGRGYYFDFMEFAANDAKHNTPSTPCISQIFAMDRQLERIFAEGLETRWARHRDMAEYVRQWATDRGFGLFPDPEYRSLTLTCVRNSRGIDLAGLKKKLAEIGFAFDDGYGKIKGETFRIAHMGDMTRHDLEELFAAIAGIMPDLA